ACCAAGAATTAATAACATTGCAAGCCCTAAAAGAATAAAAGAATTTCATGGTAAGTTATAATAATTAAAATTATACTAGCTACTTGATTTTTTTAGAAAGTCAAAACCATTGATGTTTGAATGAATTAATAAAGTAACTTATTATTTAAATTTAATAATATTTTTATAGAGGTTTATGGAATTTTGGTGACGGAAGTGATTTGAATAATTTAAAAGAAGAATTATTAGGCGAAATAGAAGGATTTAGAGCATTAGGTCATAAATTTTTAGATGGTGAATTATCTGTTTCAGAATTTAAACATGCATCTGGTGGAATGGGCGTATATGCAGAGCGTAATAAAAAAAGTTTTATGATTAGACTTAGAACGTCCTCAGGCATAACAGATATTGATCAAATGAAATGGCTTTGTAATATGGCAGAAAGACATGGATTAGAAAAGATTCATTTAACTACAAGAGAAGCAATTCAATATCACAACTTATCAATAGATGGAGTTTGTGAAATTATGAGAGAAGCATTAGAACATGACGTATATAGCAGAGGAGCAGGTGGAAATTATCCTAGAAATGTTGCAATGTCTCCTTTAGCTGGAGTTGATAAATTTGAAGCTTTTGATGTAACACCTTATGCATTAGCTGTAAATAAGCATTTTATAAAACAAATAAATACATATAAATTACCTAGAAAAATCAAAGTATCTTTCTCAAGTAGCAATATGGATTCTGGACATTGCAATATTACAGATTTAGGATTTTTAGCAGTTGTAAAAGATAATAAGCAGTATTTTAAAGTTTATTTAGGTGGAGGACTTGGAAGAAATTCTAAGATTGGCATAGAATATGATGAACTTGTAGATCCGAGTGAAGTATTAGATTATGTAGATGCAATGATAAGCCTTTTTATAAAAGAAGGAGATTATGAAAATAAAAATAAAGCTCGTATAAGATATATATTAGAGAGAATGGGTAAAGATGACTTTATAAAATGCTATAAAGAACATTTAAAAATAGTAAAAGAAAAAGAAAATTTAAAGCTAGAAGTATCATCAAAAGAGTATAACAAAGAAGGTAAAGAAATAGACGTAGACCATCAAAGACTATATGAGCAAAAACAAAAAGGATTATATAGTGTTTATTTCCATCCAATTGGCGGTCAAATATATCTTAAAGATTTAAAGATGATCTTAGAAGCTTTAGATAAAATAGATGATGCACAAATAAGACTTACTATGACAGAAGGAATGTATCTTAGAAATTTAAATGGTGAAGAAGCAAAGAAGATGCTAGAGCTTACCCAAGATCTTGGAGGAGAAACTCATTTAGAACAAAGTGTATCTTGTATTGGAGTACCAATATGTCAGATTGGAATTGTAGAAAGTCAAAAAACATTAAATGCTATAATTGATTACTTCAAAGAAAAAGGATATAAGAAAGATGTATTGCCAAGAGTTCACATATCAGGATGTGGAAATTCATGTGGAATACATGAAGCAGCATTAATTGGATTTACAGGAACTCGTAAAAAGGTAGATGGGAATTTAGAAGATGCCTTTGAACTGCATATAAATGGGTCATTCGAAGATAGAAAAGCAAGACTTGGTAAAGTTTATGGCTGTATACTTGCAAAAGAGGTTCCAGAATTTTTATATGAATTAGCTTTACTTTTAGAAAAGAGAAATATTAATTTCCATGATTATGTTGAAAAACATGAAGAAGAATTAATAGGATTAGTAGATAAATATAAAAAATAACAATTAAGGCATATTCCGAAGAATTTATGATAATATTCTTCGGAATATTGTCATATTAGGATATATTTAATGGAATATATCTAAATAAGAATTGTAATGGACATCACAATACCTTTTTTAGATAAAAATTGCAATATAAATTTTTATATGTATAATTATTATGAATGATAAAAGATGGAGTGAATTAACATGAGAATGAGAAAAAAACCATGGGCGAGGCCAGAGTTAGAATGTTGTGACTTTTTTGTTATAAGTCCTAAAGAATATAAAGGTAAATGGAAAGAATCTTTTGGAAATGATAAACCTATATATTTAGAGCTTGGATGTGGAAAAGGAACCTTTATAGCAGTGCATGGCTCTGAAAATTCTAATATTAATTATATTGCTATTGATATAAAAGATGAAGTTTTAGGATTAGCCAAGAGAAATATCGAAGAAGCATATAATGAAAAAAACAAATGTTTGGACAATATAAAGCTAATGGCTCAAGAAATAGGACTTATTAATGAAATGTTAAACGAAGAAGATTTAATAAGTAGAATATACATAAATTTTTGTAATCCTTGGCCTAAGGAAAAACATAAAAAGAGAAGATTAACTCATACAAGACAATTAGAACAATATAAGACATTCTTAAAAAATGAAGGTGAAATTTATTTTAAAACAGATGATGATGAATTATTTGAGGAATCACTTGAATATTTTAAAGAATCTGGGTTTAAAATTACATATATAACTTATGATCTTCATAATAGCGATTTTAAAGGGAATGTTGAAACTGAACATGAAAAAATGTTTACTAAGCAAGGAATAAAAACTAAATTTTTAATTGCTAGTAAGATATAAAATATTTATAAATTACTAGTTGAATAGTGCAAGTAGACGAATTATAATTACTAGAATTTAAGAATTTAAGAATTTAAGAATTTAAGAATTTAAGAATTTAAGAATTTAAGAATTTAAGAATTTAAGAATTTAAGAATTTAAGAATTTAAGAATTTAAGAATTTATAGTTACAATGCGAATTTAAGATGAATTTCTAGAAAATATACACATATAGAAAAGATGCAACACAGTAACTACAAAGAACTTTAGAAATCTCAGAAAGAGATTTAATCAAAAATTGCTAACTGCTAACTGAATTAAAGGAAGGATGATAAAAATGGATGGAATGTGGATTGAAATTAGTGTAATAACAAAAAGTGAGGCGCTAGAGCCTATATCAGGAATATTCTATGAATTAAATTGCCCAAATATTGCAATCGAAGATCCGGAAGATTTACTTTCAAGAGAACAAGGACCATTGACTTGGGATTTTGCAGATATAAATATTTTAGAACATAAAGGAAACGCAGCTGTAATTAAAGCTTATTTTTCTCAAGACGATAATGTTGAAGAAATCGTTGAATATGTAAAAGAAAAGATTACAGAAATTAAAGAACTTGGATTTGATATTGGTGAAGGCAAAGTAGAAGTTAAAAAAATGCATGAAGAAGATTGGGCAAATAATTGGAAACAATATTATAAGCCAGTTAAAATAACAGATAAAATTGTTATTAAACCTATTTGGGAAGATTATGATAAAAGTGAAAAGGAATTAATCATAGAATTAGATCCAGGTATGGCATTTGGAACTGGAACTCATGAAACTACTAGAATGTGTATTAAAGCTTTAGATAAGTATGTAAAGCCTAATACAACAGTATTTGATGTTGGGTGTGGATCAGGTATACTTTCAATAGCTGCTGCGAAACTTGGAGCTAAACATGTAGTAGGTGTTGATTTAGATCCTGTTGCTGTCGATTCATCTAAGGAAAATATAAGTTATAATGATTTAGATAATATTGAGATATTAGAAGGAAACCTTTTAGATGTAGTAGATGGAAAAGCTGACATCGTAGTTGCTAATATAATAGCAGAAATTATTTGTGTATTAACAGATGATGTTAAGAAAGCTTTAAATAATGGTGGCTTATTTATTACTTCAGGTATAATTCACGACAGAGTAGATATGGTTAAAGAGAAGTTTGCAGAAAGTGGATTTGAAATTATAGAAATAAATCAAGATGGAGAATGGAACTGCATAGTGGCAAAATCTATCGGTTAGGAGTTTGTATGCATAAATTTTTTACAGAACCTTATAATATCAATGAAACTGAAGGAAAAATAATTGGAGATGATGTAAAGCATATTTATAAGGTCTTAAGGTTGTCTGAAGGTGAAGAAGTAGTATTAAATAATTGTGAAGGTTTAGAATATTTAGGAGAAATAAAAACTATAACTAAAAATGAAGTTGTAGTTAGTATAATTAAGAAATTAGACATAAACAATGAAAGTAAAGTCAAGGTGCACCTTTTTCAAGGATTACCAAAAGGACAAAAGATGGATTTAATAGTGCAAAAGGGAACAGAACTTGGAGTCTTTGAATTTATTCCTACAATTACAGCTAGAGTTGATGTAAAGTTGAAGGGCGAATTCAAAAAGCTTGATAGATTAAATAGAATTGCACTTGAAGCGTCAAAGCAATCTAAAAGAAGTATTGTTCCTCAGGTTAAAGAAGTTATTGAATTTAAAGAAGCTTTAAATCAGTTGAAGGAAATGGATTTGACTATAATTCCTTACGAAAATGCAGAAGATTTTGGTATTAAAAGTCTTGTGAATTATCTTAATAATAAAAATATAGATTTGGATAATATAGATAATGTGGGAATTTTAATAGGACCTGAAGGTGGATTTGAAGAAGAAGAAATTCATGAGTTGAAAGAACAAGGTGCTTACATTGTAACACTTGGGAATAGAATATTACGTACAGAAACAGCTGGATTTACAGCAACTGCCCTAGTTCAGTATGAACTAGGGGATTTAGGAGGGAAGCTACTGTAATGGGAGAAAACCAAATAAAAATAGTTAGGTCAAGTAATGATAAACTTGAAGTTAAAAAGATAGCCAAGAAGAATATTGATGGAAAACAGTTCGTAGCCTTTGCAACATTAGGTTGTAGGGTAAATCATTATGAGACAGAAGCAATGGCAGAAAAGTTTATTAGAGAAGGATATGAGGTCACAGATTTTGAAAACTTCGCTGACGTTTATGTTATAAATACATGTTCAGTAACTAATATGAGCGATAAGAAATCAAGGCAAATAATAGGTAGAGCAAGACGAATAAATGAAAATGCAATAATTGCAGCAGTCGGTTGTTATTCTCAAGTATCACCTGAAGAAGTATCTAAAATAGAAGGTGTAGATGTTGTTCTTGGAACTAGAAATAAAGGTGATATTGTTTATTATGTAAATAAAGCTAAGGATGAACAAAAGCCACAATTGATGGTTGGAGAAGTTCTTAAAAATAAGCAATTTGAAGAATTAAATATAGAAGAATATCAAGATAAGACTAGAGCATTTTTAAAAATACAAGATGGTTGTAATAGATTTTGTGCATATTGTTTAATACCATATACAAGAGGAACAACTTGTTCTAAAGATCCGGAAAAGGTATTAAATGAAATAGAGAAGTTATGTGAACATGGATTTAAAGAAATAATTTTATCTGGAATCCACACAGCGTCTTATGGTGTTGATTTAGATGGAAATATAACTTTAATAACGTTATTAGAAGAAATTGAAAAGATGGATGGTATAGAAAGAGTAAGAATAGGCTCTATTGAACCAAGTTTTTTCACAGATGAAGTAATAAAAAAGATGAAGAATATGAAAAAATTATGTCCACAATTCCATTTATCACTTCAAAGTGGATCTGATTCTACGTTGAAAAGAATGAATAGAAGATATACGGCTAAAGAATATGAAGATGCAGTTAATAAAATAAGAGAAAATTTAAAAGATGCTTCAATAACAACAGATGTGATTGTTGGTTTTCCAGGAGAAACTGATGAAGAATTTAATGAAACATACGAATATTTAAAGAAGATTAAACTAACTAAAACACATATATTTAAATTTAGCCCAAGAAAAGGGACTAAGGCAGCAGATATGTCTAATCAACTAGATGGTACAGTTAAAGATAAAAGAAGTAAGGCTTTAATCGAATTAAATGCAATAAACGAAGGCAACTTTAGTAAATCATTAGTTGGACGAGAATTAGATGTTTTGGTTGAACAAGAAGTTTCTAACAAACCAGGAACATTTGAAGGATATACTAGAAATTATGTGAAAGTTGAAATAGTTAATGGCATTGAGAATATGGTTGGCAAGATAATTCCTTGTAAGATAGAAGAAGCAAATGGAGATTATGTTGTTGGAAAAATTATATAAGTTTGATATAATAAAGTATAAAATGAAACTTTACTTATATTAAATCGCTAAGTAAGTTCCATGAACCAAAGGAAGTTAAATTACATGCGTAATTTAATTAAGTTCGAAGGATGAAATGTAAAATACCTACAGAGAAAGTTGTAGTATTCAAATGAATAAGTAAGTTAACTAGCAGAACTAGTTAATTAAGTTCGAATAATCAAATACAATAGTTGAATTCTCACTTATAACTTAGGGAGGTGAATTTATGGAAGATTGTTTGTTTTGTAAAATTGCAAAGGGAGAAATTCCAAGTAAAAAAGTATATGAAGATGATAAAGTATATGCTTTTTATGATATAAATCCAGAAGCACCAATACACTTTTTGGTAATACCCAAAGAACATATTGAAAGTGCTAATGATTTAAATGATAATAATATCGATATTGTTTCACATATATTTAAGGTTATTAATAAGCTAGTATCAGAACTTAAGATAGCTGAGACCGGATATAGAATTGTAAATAATTGTGGTGAAAATGGAGGGCAAAGTGTAAAACATCTTCATTTTCATGTACTTGGAGGAAGATGTTTACAATGGCCACCAGGTTAAAAGTCAAATGATTATTTAAGCTAGAAATCTTTGGATATTCTTTCTTAAATTATTGACATTGTTTATTTGAATATTGTATAATATAGCATGTGTTATTAAGCCCATAGCTGAGTTAATATTAGCTAGCGGAGGGAGGGATAGTAAATGTCAGAAATTAAAGTTGGAGAAAATGAAACAATTGAAAGTGCATTAAGAAGATTTAAGAAAAAATGTGCTAGAGCTGGGGTTCTTTCTGAAGTTAAGAAGAGAGAACATTTTGAAAAACCAAGCGTTAGAAAAAAGAAAAAATCAGAAGCTGCTAGAAAGAGAAAGTTCAAATAATGATGTTTTCTTTTGAAAGAAGGTATAAATATGTCAGCAATTAAAGATAGATTACAAGAAGACTGGAAAACTGCTTTAAAAGCAAAAGATAGGTTCACAACTAGTGTAATTAGTACAGCTAAAGCTGCAATATTGTTAGTTGAAAAAACTGATAATAGAAAGCTTGAAGAGGATGAAGTCATCAGTATACTAGCTAAAGAAGTCAAGCAAAGAAGAGAGTCTATGCTTGAATTTGAAAAAGGTAATAGACAAGATTTAGTTGATCAGTGTAAAGCTGAAATCGAAATTTTATTAAAATACCTTCCTCAGCAGTTAGGTGAAGAAGAAGTAAAGCAAATAGTAAAAGAATCGGCAGAAGAATTGGGTGCAAATAGCATTAAGGATATGGGAAAAGTTATGTCAGCTGTTAGACCTAAGATAGTAGGAAAAGCTGATGGTAAACTTGTAAGTCAGATTATTAAAGAATATTTAAATAATAAATAATAAAAGAACTCAAGAAAATCTTGAGTTCTTTTATTATTTATTATGTACATTAAAAAAATAACTGCAAAAAGATACTTAGGTATAAATATTTTGAGTATTAATCTTCTAATCCTATCATAAATTACAATGAAGAAGTTTATGTAGGAGGAGAATATGGAAGATAAATTTCAAAAAGGAAAAGAAAAAATACTTGATAAATTAGATTTTCCACGAGATATTTCGCTAGATTTACCAAAGATAATAGTTGTAGGAAATAGAGAGATAACAATTGAAAATCATAAGGGTATTATATTTTTTGAAACTAATATGGTTAAAATAAATTCTAGAATTGGATTTATCGTAATAAGAGGGGAAGGATTGGAAATACTTTTTATTGCTGAAACAAGTATTACCATAAGTGGAACTTTTGAGGGTGTTTCATATGAGAGGTAAAGAATGATATTTAATGAGCTAAAATTAGGACAAATAACCATAGAAGTTAGTGCTTTAATGCCAGAAAAAATATTAAACATACTTTGGAAAAATGAGATTTATACATGTAATATTGTCAAGATTGATTTAACTACAATTAGGTTTATAATATATTTTAAAGACTATAAAGAAGCAGAAATGCTAATTAAAAAGTATAAAGGAAAAGTAAGAATAGTTAAAACAAGTGGTATAATTGTTTTACTTATGAAAATGAAAAGGAAAGTATCCTTGGTTATTGGAATTTTAATGTTTTTTATAGTTATATATATATTATCTAATTATATATGGGCCATAGACATACAGACACAAAAAAACTTAAGTCCTTTCGAAATTAGACAACAACTTTCATCAATTGGAATCAAACCAGGACTTAATAAATCACAAGTAGATGTATATGAAATAGAAAAAAAGATGGAAGATTTAAATAGTCAAATAATGTGGATTAGAATTAGAGTAGAAGGATCAACACTCAAGCTAGTAATAAAAGAAAAGGTAAATCCACCATCTACAGAAAAAGTATTATTTAATCAGGTTGTTGCTAAGATGGATGGAGAAGTAAAAAGAGTATATACTAATTCAGGTAATCCAGCAGTAATTCCTGGGGATATAGTAAAAGCTGGTGATGATTTAATATTACCTATTCAAGGAAGAGAAGGCTTTGAACAAGAAGTGAAACCTAATGGAACAGTTATAGCAAATACTTTCTATGAAAAGTTTATGGAAGTTCAAATAAGTGGAGAAAAACTTGAAAGAACAGGGGAGAAGAATAGTGATATTTATTTAAGTTTTTTTGGGAAAAAAATTTACTTAGAAAAAGCTATAAATCCATTTCATTATTATGATAAAATAGAAGAAAAGGACGGAGTTGTTAATAAAACAATATATTTCAAAAAAGAGGGAAAAACTGTAAAGTTAGATAAAGATAATACAGTCAAAGAAGCTACTGAAAAATTACAGGAATCATTACGAAAAACACTTAGCAATGATGCTAAAATTATAGATAAAAAAATTACAGTAGATGATATTAATGATGGAAAGATATTAGTCAAAGTTACATTTACTGTAGAACAAGATATTGCAAGAAAAATATCATAAGTCATAGTTGACTTGTTATTTTATTTCGTGTATTTAAATACTTTATTATAAGATGAAAAGGTGAATAACATGAATATAAAACAGAATAAACAAAATAATAATAAGATTCAAAGAATTATATTATTTACATTTGTATTTATTAT
The DNA window shown above is from Clostridium beijerinckii and carries:
- the yqfC gene encoding sporulation protein YqfC encodes the protein MEDKFQKGKEKILDKLDFPRDISLDLPKIIVVGNREITIENHKGIIFFETNMVKINSRIGFIVIRGEGLEILFIAETSITISGTFEGVSYER
- a CDS encoding aspartyl-tRNA amidotransferase; translation: MSAIKDRLQEDWKTALKAKDRFTTSVISTAKAAILLVEKTDNRKLEEDEVISILAKEVKQRRESMLEFEKGNRQDLVDQCKAEIEILLKYLPQQLGEEEVKQIVKESAEELGANSIKDMGKVMSAVRPKIVGKADGKLVSQIIKEYLNNK
- a CDS encoding ferredoxin--nitrite reductase is translated as MNNLKEELLGEIEGFRALGHKFLDGELSVSEFKHASGGMGVYAERNKKSFMIRLRTSSGITDIDQMKWLCNMAERHGLEKIHLTTREAIQYHNLSIDGVCEIMREALEHDVYSRGAGGNYPRNVAMSPLAGVDKFEAFDVTPYALAVNKHFIKQINTYKLPRKIKVSFSSSNMDSGHCNITDLGFLAVVKDNKQYFKVYLGGGLGRNSKIGIEYDELVDPSEVLDYVDAMISLFIKEGDYENKNKARIRYILERMGKDDFIKCYKEHLKIVKEKENLKLEVSSKEYNKEGKEIDVDHQRLYEQKQKGLYSVYFHPIGGQIYLKDLKMILEALDKIDDAQIRLTMTEGMYLRNLNGEEAKKMLELTQDLGGETHLEQSVSCIGVPICQIGIVESQKTLNAIIDYFKEKGYKKDVLPRVHISGCGNSCGIHEAALIGFTGTRKKVDGNLEDAFELHINGSFEDRKARLGKVYGCILAKEVPEFLYELALLLEKRNINFHDYVEKHEEELIGLVDKYKK
- a CDS encoding tRNA (guanosine(46)-N7)-methyltransferase TrmB; this encodes MRMRKKPWARPELECCDFFVISPKEYKGKWKESFGNDKPIYLELGCGKGTFIAVHGSENSNINYIAIDIKDEVLGLAKRNIEEAYNEKNKCLDNIKLMAQEIGLINEMLNEEDLISRIYINFCNPWPKEKHKKRRLTHTRQLEQYKTFLKNEGEIYFKTDDDELFEESLEYFKESGFKITYITYDLHNSDFKGNVETEHEKMFTKQGIKTKFLIASKI
- a CDS encoding histidine triad nucleotide-binding protein; the encoded protein is MEDCLFCKIAKGEIPSKKVYEDDKVYAFYDINPEAPIHFLVIPKEHIESANDLNDNNIDIVSHIFKVINKLVSELKIAETGYRIVNNCGENGGQSVKHLHFHVLGGRCLQWPPG
- the yqfD gene encoding sporulation protein YqfD — translated: MFNELKLGQITIEVSALMPEKILNILWKNEIYTCNIVKIDLTTIRFIIYFKDYKEAEMLIKKYKGKVRIVKTSGIIVLLMKMKRKVSLVIGILMFFIVIYILSNYIWAIDIQTQKNLSPFEIRQQLSSIGIKPGLNKSQVDVYEIEKKMEDLNSQIMWIRIRVEGSTLKLVIKEKVNPPSTEKVLFNQVVAKMDGEVKRVYTNSGNPAVIPGDIVKAGDDLILPIQGREGFEQEVKPNGTVIANTFYEKFMEVQISGEKLERTGEKNSDIYLSFFGKKIYLEKAINPFHYYDKIEEKDGVVNKTIYFKKEGKTVKLDKDNTVKEATEKLQESLRKTLSNDAKIIDKKITVDDINDGKILVKVTFTVEQDIARKIS
- a CDS encoding 50S ribosomal protein L11 methyltransferase, which translates into the protein MDGMWIEISVITKSEALEPISGIFYELNCPNIAIEDPEDLLSREQGPLTWDFADINILEHKGNAAVIKAYFSQDDNVEEIVEYVKEKITEIKELGFDIGEGKVEVKKMHEEDWANNWKQYYKPVKITDKIVIKPIWEDYDKSEKELIIELDPGMAFGTGTHETTRMCIKALDKYVKPNTTVFDVGCGSGILSIAAAKLGAKHVVGVDLDPVAVDSSKENISYNDLDNIEILEGNLLDVVDGKADIVVANIIAEIICVLTDDVKKALNNGGLFITSGIIHDRVDMVKEKFAESGFEIIEINQDGEWNCIVAKSIG
- a CDS encoding 16S rRNA methyltransferase, which translates into the protein MHKFFTEPYNINETEGKIIGDDVKHIYKVLRLSEGEEVVLNNCEGLEYLGEIKTITKNEVVVSIIKKLDINNESKVKVHLFQGLPKGQKMDLIVQKGTELGVFEFIPTITARVDVKLKGEFKKLDRLNRIALEASKQSKRSIVPQVKEVIEFKEALNQLKEMDLTIIPYENAEDFGIKSLVNYLNNKNIDLDNIDNVGILIGPEGGFEEEEIHELKEQGAYIVTLGNRILRTETAGFTATALVQYELGDLGGKLL
- a CDS encoding 30S ribosomal protein S21 — its product is MSEIKVGENETIESALRRFKKKCARAGVLSEVKKREHFEKPSVRKKKKSEAARKRKFK
- a CDS encoding tRNA (N(6)-L-threonylcarbamoyladenosine(37)-C(2))-methylthiotransferase MtaB, translated to MGENQIKIVRSSNDKLEVKKIAKKNIDGKQFVAFATLGCRVNHYETEAMAEKFIREGYEVTDFENFADVYVINTCSVTNMSDKKSRQIIGRARRINENAIIAAVGCYSQVSPEEVSKIEGVDVVLGTRNKGDIVYYVNKAKDEQKPQLMVGEVLKNKQFEELNIEEYQDKTRAFLKIQDGCNRFCAYCLIPYTRGTTCSKDPEKVLNEIEKLCEHGFKEIILSGIHTASYGVDLDGNITLITLLEEIEKMDGIERVRIGSIEPSFFTDEVIKKMKNMKKLCPQFHLSLQSGSDSTLKRMNRRYTAKEYEDAVNKIRENLKDASITTDVIVGFPGETDEEFNETYEYLKKIKLTKTHIFKFSPRKGTKAADMSNQLDGTVKDKRSKALIELNAINEGNFSKSLVGRELDVLVEQEVSNKPGTFEGYTRNYVKVEIVNGIENMVGKIIPCKIEEANGDYVVGKII